In the genome of Macrobrachium rosenbergii isolate ZJJX-2024 chromosome 44, ASM4041242v1, whole genome shotgun sequence, the window TGGGAATCCGGAACAGAAGATCTGCTGGATaaggaagaaaggggaaaaagtcCTTGATGACCCGGAATCAACCCCAAACCTACATTGCCCGCCTTAGCTGGAGGAACAGAGAAACCTGCAGataaagttgagaaagaagaaaccGAAGGAGGGAAGacggaagaagccacactcggagtaaccaccaGAGCCCCTGACGACGAtgttggacaggtggagaacgTACCAACTGGACCGGAACTCAAAGGAGTTTCGAAGGGGAAGTTATGAGGTACCGAACCCATGGTAACAGAGGAAGACAAATTACCAGCCATCCTAGCTAACGGAGTTACTGTGGAAACTATCAGTACTGAAACATTGAACACTGGGGCAGGTGCACCGCCAACTGCCACAGCAACTAGATCAGAAGCCTGAGAAACTACGGGATTCGCCGAAGATGGCACAGAAGACAAGTCCGCTAAAAGCTATGAAATCGGATAAGCAACCAAAAAACCTGAAGAGTTCCCCGAAGAGTGGTCTGAAAAAGGTGAGAAAGAGCAATGGAAGAAGGTTTGGAAGCAATGGGGGaaagggaaaactctgaagtcaCAGAAGAtcagattttaaggaaagaaaatagactgattCTGTCTTTAATAATCTTGACATCATCATAAGATGATTAGAAAACccaaaattaaaacattctttaagacatgatcatagATATTAGAAAacccaaaattaaaacaatgtcTAACTAATGACCTGTAACCCTTAGAGAGACCCAATAAATCAGCATTATATTCTGCAATATTTAGAACCCGATCGACAGAATTACCATCGCCGCAAGACGAAAGAAGTTTGTCCCCTGAAGGCAAAGGAACCTTCTAAGAAGAATGGGTATTCTCCAAAATTTCTGAACCCAATAAACTAGCAACCAAATCTGAACCATCCTCCACGGATCTAGCAGAGAGCCTGCCGCCAGAAATAAAACCACCACTCGATCTAACAAAGATGCCGAAACCTTAATCACACCTGAACCCGAagaagactgcaccttcaacttctccTCCTGACTACTTCCTAAAGCGCTATCCCTACTTGTCTGAGTCAAGCCTAATTCTAAATTCACCTTtgaacttacgcttttagagggaagggggaaatctgctgctaacactgcctgctccgcgacGGGGGGCCGGCAGATTCTACCTTCAAGGTTTGctgttctccatgacccccggcacccgttagggctggttttggaacaggcaggggagctgaaagagAATGATTAGATTCTATTTCCCTAGAACTACTATTCTGATCCTTCACTTCAGTTAATTTTGTCAAGAAGCTAGAAAATAAGCTAGACATGCTAGCTGATAATTTATCctctaattttctgaataattcagATTCTACAGCTTCCTTATCAAAAACCTGTGCCTCTACTGCTGGTTCTGACCTACGCTTACTCTTGGAAGCTAAAGATTTCCTATGCTTTATATAGTCCTCCATTTGCTCTACCGACCATGACCTATATTCGTCACATCTCAGAGTGACATTACGCTGAACCTTTCTACTTGCTATGCAAAGAGAATGTCTGTCATGCTTGAGGGCACTCATCCTACCCTTGCAGGCTGTGCATGACTGATGAGCTGCAGCATCCCCAGCAGTAGAAAGCTCGGTCGTAACGGCTGTGGCAGAAGTGGAAGTAGTGGCGCTACCCGATGGAGGTGTCTTCCTGTCTAATTTATCCATTTCCAAGTCCAAAATAGTACAATCCAGGAGAAAGAGCAAAAATACGGTCCAAGTCGTtatcaaaaaaccaaaaatatttatatgggggtcgggctaaagaCCAAAAAGTTCGCCTGATGCAGGAAACATCCAagcagcatggcgaacaaaaagcaattggggatctcggcctcactcggctgGGACTTGCAACAGCGTTGCcaatggtacttcaggtaactcatttgacaagattttcctgtaagcattggtaacgctgacagttaattacccacttagtgggtaaagaaattatggggatgtagttcgggctggtcagtgaccagggctaattcaggtgttcagggagtgtattgcaattaatttattaatataatccaCTCAATTAACTACTGTCTAATTAATATCCATATTCCATACAGGATAGAGGCAATGAAAAACCGCGGACCGCTTGAAGAAGGTACCGCAAGCCCTGCCAAGACCGCGGAGCACAAACCCGAACTGGAagtgacaggcaaaccctgtgaaatacctgatactactgGAACAGCCGCTAGAAGcagaagcaaggggttgcgcatacccgaaaggatggaacatgaaacgcTTGCGGCCAAATTCTGCCGAAACTGCGTCTTCAcctgtccggaagctcctcctaccgagaagactgtactgaggaaggaaaggcgggaggcagaggaatagcagatgcataaaaaaaaaagttacctgagaggaggaaaaccaaagttgaagaaggagggaaaacggaagatgtgGAAGCCacaggaaagaccggagcagaagaagaagaggccgaagaggagactgaaaaaaaaaaagcagcagcagagaatgtgggagcaggagatgaagcaacAGATAACctgactgtactgaggaaggaaaggtggAAGACAGAGGGATAGCAGACACCTAAAAAAGgttacctgagaagaggaaaaGCCAAGAGTcgagagaaggaggaaaaacgAAAGGCgcggaagccgcaggaaagaccgAAGCAGAAGAAGACAAGactgaagaggagactgaaaatggagcaacagagaatgtgggagcaggagatgtagcaacagataacccagaagaaaacttagcACGAAAGGACAGAAGGTACACTGAATCCGCACCCCCTcgataatcctgaaacatatccgacatgaattctggacactactgtgtcacataccctttaatgttagagaaaccattcaaaaaaataacctctcaccatAGGTCTGTACCCGCAGAAAGACCCAGCATATCCGCCTTATATTCtgccacatccaattgcaggtctcacaaactacttttagaagccgaaaggacacaccagaatccgCCTTACTAAATGGAGGAATAGAAAACACAGAGAAGGGGCAAACTACAGTAGACCATTCAGAAACAGTCGGAAGTGAGGTAGGAGCTAGTccagaaggattctgcaccaccggAACTGAAACATtcacttgagactgagccagactGAAAAGAACTGATGAAGGCAAAACTCTtgccagagcacaaaaaccactcgaacccgAAACCGGACCCCGTCCAGGAGAACGACTCTGCAcccttaataccttctcctcactacctaacccagacctatcctcctttgtcacacctagatcttgatcctgactaacattatgagcattaaatttatcaatactacagagttgtcggctagcatcCGCTAGGCCCAAGTTTGAATCTctggctggctaatgaagaaattagaggaatttatttctggtgatagaaattcatttctcggtataatgtggtttggattccacaataagctgtaggtcctgttgctaggtaaccaattggttcttagccacgtaaaataagtctaatccttcgggccagccctaggagagctgttaatcagatcagaggtctggtaaaactaaggtatactaacttatcaatactacaagggggtttggggtggggggaaTCCATCACTGCCTGCTCAGCGCCGAGGGGGCtggcagaccctacccactcggaggcttgcggttctgccattaccctcagcacccgttagggctggttctggaacaggatggggagctgaaaaggaagaaggattagacatcttaatactactactatccctatctgagaaatgttgaaaaagacgagctattaaattttccatactacttgcaatcctatcctctatctgtttgactacctctgaactcgctaaatccatcaactgatctgtagcagaagcctgagacacttgaggcaacaagaatctgaccgacgtttgccgcccttactagccaaagacttgtgatgacaaatgtaatcctccatctcttgtgccttccaatgggaacattcatcgcaatgagtctgcacatcacacttaaccttcctacgTACCTGACaaaatgtctatcgtgtctcaaggtactcatccgtctctggCAGGAAGTAGCAGCGATGAGCTCCAGCATCCACAGTCGTAGGGGCAGTCGAGGATGACGTCGAAGCTGAAGGCatggtagtagaaggtgaaagagtccatgatgaccaatcaagaccgggaaccagcgagtccaattCCAACAGATGTTCCACATCGAAGATATCCAGGAGAAAAAACtggtaaatacaatccaggtcttcaccagaagttcagaatacaaagagaagtcaggCAACAGGATTAAAACCtagcactgcagaaggaaacaaccttccagcagtgCAAATAAAAAGCAACTGACAAAATGGGGGTGTcagcgcacacctgtgtcagcacTGCCAACCGCTTGTTATGGTAGCTacagtgacaagattttacctgcagcattggtaacgctggctgttaaaattccccaaaagtgggattggtaattgagagttgttcgggctagtgggattaagggcaaattcaagtgttcagggagtgtattacAATATGACTTAGCTGGTCTAGGACAACAGGTTCAACCCACCCAGAGCTCTTCATTGAGTGTTTTTTTAATACACgcaaattatttgaaattcatgcagtcatttttttattgttaatttacttttgagaaacacatCTAGACTATCTCTTCTTAAACTGCACAAAAAGCTGGTTTCCTGAGAATTTCGTACCCTTCCATGTTTTGAATATCGTTACCTAAATTGTTGGAAAAAACAGTTCTATTAAATTTCTCATAACTGCTTGTCTGATTAGCAATATGCATGCTGTAAAAGATCATTCATACTTCTGATTATtctttgcattcagatcttctCACACTACAGTATACCATTAACTGCtcaacaataaatatacaatttgttCTCACATTCTTACATTTCCTTCTGTAAGGTTCACTACCATaaagttttttctaaatttttttcccctttgtaaCCATATTATGGACTGATCCTCCTTATCCTGTAGCTGAACTACTGGAATTTCggaagttcaaacttggtgcaaatacTTTTTTGTTAAGCAGGCTAACAAGAGTCtcactacataattttttatttgtcttctttgttttacttttttatttattccttcttacTTACCTTATTtgtgtttctttgttattttcctttcatagcttatttgttacttttcaatttccttttctttactaGGCTACTTTCCCTTGTGGGGCCATAAATCTTATAGCATTCTGGTTTTTTAGGGATGCAGCCTGgcttgcaataacaataaaaaacagatttCACTAAATAATGTAGCAATACTCTAGgcgtttgtttgttcttttaatattctctctaaTTGTTTCTCCTCTTCATGGAGTTCATTTAATAAGATAACAAATGAAGGCATGAGTGATGTACAATGAATAGATTaacatacttatataaaattacttaaaaataaatagggCAAACTATTTAAATAGTAACCAGTTGCAGCCAATTTACTTTATTTAGTCAGTGTATTTTGGATTGCCTTGTATAACATCTTCTCTGTATCTATAAACACTGTGCATAATGAAGCCTTGGTTGCATTTTTATTCCTGAgttgtaaaatattttggaagGCAGATGGTGCTTCTTCCACTCTTAAGGGGTTCCAACTATTGACAGTAACCTCTTGAGGTACACTGATCTgatttcattctgttttctcttatatttgatgGTGCTTTCATTATTGGTGTTACTATTTTCTTGGTAGATTGTCAGGCTTTAGTTTTCTTAGCTGAGAAAATTTTTCATCTACCTATTTCTCAATCTATCCTATTCCTAAGGGTGGGAAGGAGGAGGATTTCATTTGTGTTCAAGGTGGGCCTACACTTACAGATGAGAAGAGTCTCCATGAATGAAAGGTAGCAGTCATCTGAAGCTTGAAGTAATATTTTGGTATTATTCATGATTTCTTCCCTACTTGGTCTTTCTCCATGTTGGAGGGTGAAGTGGTTAAAAATGGCACCCTCCTGGAGGTGACATGAAAGATACTTGCTGAGTTTCACAATGATTTTTCCCCATATGTTGCAGCAGCTTCACTATCAGGGCATAAGAAGTGGAATGGTACAACACACGGTGTTCTTTGAAGTCCTCATGATTTGATTTATGGTTGTTTCTAATCAGGTTTTGgggtttattatttttacaatacaTAATCAGTTCTAATTTGGCATCTTCATTAGGtcctacttttctttttataatgttttgcATAGCTTGTTCTTCTTGCCTATAGTTTTGATGCATTACTGaacttatagttttattttctttttggtagCTATTCTCTGGTTGTGGGCTACATCCTatacattttgccatttttcaagTGCTTGCTTGAAAAACTGATTAATATCAGAGTTGTTAAAGCCTTGTTGACTAAAATATGTGAGGTTCTATCCAGTTCTTGGTGAGTTTCAAGACAGATGCAATGAAATATGGCCATATGTGCACAAACACTGATTACATTATTCAAACATCTCTAACAGTAAAAGCAATACTTGGCTACCTCAGAAGTCAATGATAATGCCTATTCAGTTGTCAAGACAAGTCATGGGAAAGAGAAGTGGTGCACGCACCCCACAAGTTTCTGATGAAACACTGGACTGATCACTCAGCCAATAGACTCATGAAACCAGTCAAAGGTGAAACACCAGTATGACCACTTGACCAACAATTAGCCAAAAGAAAGACAGGGGTGGGCAGTGGGAACTTAGAATTTAAATACTTggtctgtatgaaaaaaaatttatattatttaaaaatattttactcctCTCATTATAAACCCATCACTTATACTGTAGTCTGAATCACAACTTAGGTGAGCTACTGCATAAGTAATGCCAATACTCAGGAGTAaaataagaggaataaaaggACAGTCTCGGTAAGAAAGGACCGTATCCATTGTTcaagaaataacaatgaataGTCATGGTGATTCACATTTTGAATCCTGCCAGAATAAGATAAGAGAAGGCTGCGATGAAGACGATGAAGACTACCAAATCCAGAACCTCAACTGAAGCAGAAGCTGTACTGCAGCTACTACTAGTTCTAAGAAGTGTCTGACATATTCCCCTTAAAAGAAATGAAGTGGAGAGATCTCTGATCTCAAGGACACAAATTTTGACTTGCACAGCTTTGCCATCTCTCACATTGTTGTACACTTAAAATTacttgtacagtaaaccccccgtattcgcgttctcatggtttgcggactcatgcattcgcgggtttctctgtggaacatatctagccatcattcacggaaaattcgcccattcgcggtatttttcactgagaaatattcactaattactgtattttcatataattttcatgaataaatgcactttttgtgataaaactattaaaatactcaagtataagcatttttacagggtttttcttggtttaagctatcaaaatgggcagttctaagtgtttttagagggttttaagcattcatggatttgacctattcatgGGTGTGTGGGGACGCATCCCCCATGAACcaggggttcactgtattatTCAATACCCAATGGTATTCCTCATTACCTTCTACCTGAAGCAAACTGTGGAAAGAGACAGCTAGACAAGCTTTGCTTGGAAGACTAATGGTATTTCTCTGTTCActgaagatacagtaaaaggaaaaaataccagAGGTCCTTTCTGCTTTTGGCGTAATCGAACAGTAAAGGGCACCATACATCAATTCTGGCTCCTGGGCTTTGTCGCTTCACTATAGTCAGTTGAAAAAACAATAAGGCTTATATAATCCCACTTCTTTGCATGAATAAGTTGAATAGAAAATCATACAGCTTGCTAACACATCTCAAGGACTGATAATGCCTGAGAAAGAACATCTTTGTGATAAGACTTGAAAGAGAGGCTTGATACTAGGGTTTGTAAGGTTTAATGAAATTATCGAGTATGAAAGATATATCAAGGAGATGTGATGAACTTCTTGAGAGCTTCCTTTTTGAAGTGTTGAAGCATCTTTTCAGTCAACTGTAGACCCCTAGCCAAGACCACAAAGTTCAAAGACCTGAGAAAAGGCTAACTTATATCACTTAATTGCTGAGACCAAAAGATTCTTGTactgacttaaaaataaaattaatcaaaactggAACAGGTGTATGGGCTGGTTCAATACTCGTCTTATTCCACCATTAACAGAATTTGATACCACAAGTGGCCTCTTCCCAGTAActtttttgctttctcttacaATTACTCGAGCCTGCTGAGGCAGCAATAATATTTATGACACGATAAGCACGGGACTAATCTAGGAGGAAGGCTCAAGGTTTCTTTTGATGACTGTTCTTGGTTAAAACAGCATCATGCTGAGCAGTATAGCCAAAGTAAATATAGAGGTTTATACTCATGCACATAGACATTTTAAAAATTGATATATTATGAAAAGACCATCTCTGTAACTACAGTACTTAGTAATCAAAAGGATAAATTCACACTAAGGTATTCCAGAGCGAGTGAGGACTTGAGTGCAATGGGGTTATGCTCATGATCTCAATACAACTTTCAAATTAGAACATTATTTTCACAAGTACAAAGAGTTGATGACTACTTTATGAATAAGTATATTGTACTAACAAGAACTGATAGGATAGAAACATGGTTTTTAATGGATCTTCTAGCAATAAGGGTACAACAACATAACACAAAACTAACCTTAcatcatttttttccttcaaccATTATTATATGATATCCAAATTTAGTTTTTACAGGTGGATCTGTATAAACTGGATTAGCTAAGGTTGATACTGGGAGAGCAAATGCAGCATCCTGAAAAGGTCCCACCATCGAGCCTCGTGTCATCCAACCGAGATCACCCTGTAATCATTGCAAAGCACTGTCACAAActaaaagtatgaagaaaattGGTTCACCTAAATACAGTACACTGCAGCAATATTTTACATATAGGTACAGAATTTCAATAATGTCTTTCAAATCAACTTACCCCACTCCTAGCTTTGTCTTCTGAATACTCAGCAGCCACTTCATTAAATTTCATCCctgattttatcttttctaaagccTCTAATGACTTGCCTTGCTTCTCACACAGGATATGGCGAACCTGatgaaaacagtatttttaatcaatgtttgaggaataaagaaaaactctTGAATGCTTGTAAAGATGAATTTAGAAATGTCCTCAAAATTAATCCTTTCAATCATTTATGATATAAAGACATACCATCTAAAATCAAACCCTACAGTCACTCATGAAGCACTGATTTGTTATTTTCAACTCCATAATTGCCCTTCACTTGCTGTttctcttttctaaaaaaaaatcaccaaagtgAATATCACTGCAATAATACCATCTTCACACTTGTACTAAagcaatgaataataaagaaacttcACATAAATAGAGAACATTCTGTGGTGTGATTCTAATGAGTTGACTGATGGAAACTTTGGAGAAGTATTGTGAAATATCTAATCTGATTTTCATGTTACTGTTCAGTGAAAGTGAATGGTGTACATTCTTTCATTTTACAGTTCCACCACATAAAGTTAGGCAtgtggaaaaattttattttccttacgaCAAGTAATTTTTCCCATTCCAAGCAGTTCAAAGGTAATGTACACTACAGtttgaaaaagcataaaaatgccTCAAACTTCAGtgattcattttttaatattgcataaaatGAACTGCTTACAAAGTCAAATCTCACATAAACCCATAAAACACACTCCAAAAGAAGAACCCTTCCCCTGGCCAAGTATTCTTCTAGGTAGTAGTAGTTATGGTTAAATAATTTCCTGTAGTGTTAGATTTACTGTAAGAAGTGCTGAGTCAGGAGGTGGgcactttttattaaataaactcaGGGGTTTGTACTAAAAAtcaattgtttttaaaaagtcTCAGCTGGTTAACAAAAACTTGTCAGTTACACTTGCCTAAGCAGATACTTAGGTGGAAATGGCATTATGCTGTAGGGAAAAAAGGATCCATCTTGAGTGAGAGACAACAGAAAATTGGAGGATCTTTGTACTGACAAGGGGTCAATGGTAGGGCTTAAACCTAGTAGGAGTGTAAGatgtaaaatgttttgaaatagcTGATGATAATGCAAATAAGTTATCTTCTTGAGAAAAGTGGTAGGACTCACAGGAAGACAATGATAAACATGGTCTGGTGCCCCCCTCTGAGTTTGGACTGCTTTAACTACAGGAAGTAAATTCTTTATATGTTGAAAAGTTCAAGAGTCCAATTATTTGTTAAGAGTTGACTGGAGGCCTTTTGTGGCCATAACATGACAGAAAAATCTTTAGACTCTACAACTCAAGACTCTGATACCTGTACCTTCCTGCAAGGGATATATTTTCATGGTCTACATTGGATATTAGTAAAGGTTCTTTAATGATCTCTGCTTCACTGTCAAATATGGAGAAACCAAGGTGCTGTGGCTCATGAATAAGGCTTGGAAACTCATCAAGCTAGTACTTCATTCATTACTCATCTGAAATGCAATGTTTCTTTGAGTATatgtgacaaattttaaaagtaacttgtatttttcctaactacacaaACCCGAGGTCTTTATTATAAGAATTccttcagcgcagctggaaactggccattaaacttttaacaaggtggtatggtagttaactaccgaaTGACTGGGTGGCAGTCTCAGCTGCCCAGTCGGCAAAGGGTCACTTTACCTTCGGCCCATGTAAGCTTGGTGTCAgcttgaggggtggcatgaggtgggcacttaactataaagacctcaggtttgtatagttaggaaaaatacaaattacttttaaaatctgcaatttgttcctacacaatgtacaaacccttggtctttattatgggaagacttacttcttggaggGAGGAAGCTGAgtaagtctctgaactgactggtagttcgccaCACCTACATCTTCCTGGTCGAGAGAACAAGGAAGAGGGCTGTGCCGCTGACATAATGAACGAAGTATAGGAACTGTAcgttcaattgtcagacttctgggcaatTTCTTGAATAGATGGGAATAGCAGCATCATTCGGGAAAATGGTAAGGTTGAATCTTTGTGTTGGCGACAATGATAAGGCCTTGTAAATAAGCAATGGGTTCACactgtctgtccctctctccccttgccttgctaaagagaaggaaggatttgcttCTAAATACCTACAGAACATAGAATAGGTGCTCAATTATATGAAAAATCACCTATGTCGATGCCTGTTCCAGCTCTGTGACAGCTCAATAACCTACCCTCTGCCCGTAGGGGAGGGTAAGGTTGAAgaaaagagggagggaaagaggagcagtcactcacacacacacactctcttttgCAACCATAGAGGAGCCACATGAGTTACACAACTTGttcagcagccaccacaggacccaaggaaaatgtgtccagggacttgtgggcaatatcctgAAGGTAGAAAGAGGTGAAAGTCGTCTGCCGCGCCATACCCCCACCTTCAGAACCTGAGGAACTGAacgtgagggatggaccaatgcccctgactttgtgagctctcgccTGAAACACACTGGAGTCCTCCTCGCCTTTCTTGTTCGACCAAGTGCTAACAAAGAGTTGTCAATACTGAGACTGGAGATGGCAAATCCTCTTCAGATAGCACTGCAgtactctaacaggacacagtagtaTCTCATCTGGATCATTACCCACAAAGTCCTCTAAGGAGGGGATCATCAAGGTCTTGAGTTGGTATTAGGGAATGACAGATTCTGAGTCTTAGCTACAAAATCCaggacgaaatcgagcgtaatCGATCCCGGACCCCTCGAGTGTTTCACAATGAAGGAAAATCCGTGCAGTTCACCTACTCTCTTCACCAATGCCAGGGCTAGCAAGAAAGCGGTCTTGATTGAGGGTCAggtccctgtctgacgactcttgtaagggctcgtatggtgcatgagtcaggctcctcaaaatGAGTCACATCCCAcccagggggcctgagttccctgggagggcaagaacTTTTGATGCTCTTCATCAGCAACGATATCTCCAGCGAGGAGGAGATATCCACACCCCTCAGGCGTAGGACTAGGCCCAGGATGGCCCTATAGCCCTTAAcagctgagacagagaggagcTTCTCTTGgggaaggaagacgaggaaatcTGAtacttgctgaacagcagcaccgacTCCAGAGAGATCCTGtccacaacaccaaccacagaagacagcccatttcccctggtagaTTGTGGCGGAGGACTGTtgcaggtatccagacatctcagTTGTTGTGCggcaagaaaagcctcttgcttgcaagagatgctggatagtcttcAGCTGTGAAGTGCAAGTGACTCCACGGACTGATGGAACCGTTCTACATGCAGCTGACAAAGCAGGTTGTGccagggggaatctctctcggtgcttcgacgagaagagctagcaggtccagatacTTGTGGCATGTgaccatttgggagccaccagggtcattctgagattcctggtgatcattaccctgttgatcactGGACAAAGCAGACAGAATGGTGGAAAGGCATAGGCAtccaggttgtcccatgggtgttagAAGGCATCCTCTGCTGCAGCCCATGGGTCAGGGACGATGGAGGAAAATACCTGGAGCTTCCTGTTATGCTGGGTGGCAAGCAATAGATGGGAGCCCCAAAAATTGAATAGCCCTTCCAAGATGTCCatgtgaagggaccactctgtccctatcacgtGACCCCagtgactgagcttgtctgccactacattcctattgcctggaatgtatctcgctgacagctctaccgagtgggcTACTGACCACTCAtacacctgcattgtcaactggtgcaGCGAAAAAGACACAAGGCctccttgcttgttgacgtatgccactactgtggtgttgttactcatcaacaccaccgagtgtcccatcacttgatcctgaaactcttggaggacCAGGAAGGTCACCTTGAGcgc includes:
- the LOC136829398 gene encoding peptidyl-prolyl cis-trans isomerase NIMA-interacting 4, which codes for MGGGKKGGGGGAKGGAKADKGEASGGGGKEKKGGTAVKVRHILCEKQGKSLEALEKIKSGMKFNEVAAEYSEDKARSGGDLGWMTRGSMVGPFQDAAFALPVSTLANPVYTDPPVKTKFGYHIIMVEGKK